From one Musa acuminata AAA Group cultivar baxijiao chromosome BXJ2-6, Cavendish_Baxijiao_AAA, whole genome shotgun sequence genomic stretch:
- the LOC135615445 gene encoding putative ABC transporter B family member 8 has protein sequence MDELKEGNQEAESRERRHENGVFTFVDWVDVVLMLLGTIGAIGDGCSINCLLLFASNVMNSLGYGKAQDNHPDFMHNVEKYCLYFVYLGSAVLVVAFMEGYCWSRTSERQVLRIRYKYLEAILRQEVAFFDSQEATTSEIINSISKDTCLIQEVLSEKVPLFIMHSSVFVSGLAFSAYFSWRLSLVALPLVLLLIIPGLIYGKYLLYLSHKSREAYAKANGITEQALGSIKTIYSFTAEKSIVERYAAILDKTVKLGIKQGIAKGLAVGSTGLSFAIWGFLAWYGGRLVMYHGESGGRIYAAGISFVLGGLSLGMALPEVKHFTEASVAAKRILERINRLPRIDAEDPTGIKLDGIHGEVEFDSVQFTYPSRPDTVVLKDFNLRVPAGETIALVGTSGSGKSTAVALLQRFYDVDVGTVRIDGVDIKKLQLKWLREKMGLVSQDHALFGTSIKENILFGKPDATMGEIYAAAMTANAHNFIRQLPEGYDTKIGERGALLSGGQKQRIAIARAIIKNPAILLLDEATSALDSESEKLVQNALDQASMGRTTLVVAHKLSTIKNADQIAVVDCGRIVEMGTHDDLINDRNSHYSRLVKLQRISSNIDQEPESFRPSSVTRSSASRLSLTRASPASFSVFSEDQPSTTSSSPAPSFSRLLAMNSPEWKQAIVGSISAIIYGSIQPIYAFSIGGMIAAFFLQDHAEMQAIIRRYSLIFSSLSVVSIIVNLSQHYNFAYMGERLTKRVRLRVLEKILTFEAAWFDEESHSSGALCSRLSNEASLVKTLVADRISLLVQTASGVVIAMTMGLIVAWKLALVMIAIQPSTMICYYAKKVVLSRVSVGMAKAQHISTQIAIEAVYNHKMVTSFGCADKVLGLFKQAQEEPLRASRKKSWVAGIATGSSPCLSFLSWALDFWYGGKLAQSGEISAGDVFKTFFILVSTGKVIAEAGSMTSDLAKGATAVASVFEVLDRQSLIPGSTNMDRQSDERKLKKIQGKIDIRKVDFAYPTRPQCPVLREFNLEVKAGASVGLVGRSGCGKSTVISLIQRFYDVDRGVVRIDNTDVRELDIIWFRGFTALVSQDPVIFSGSIRDNIAFGKPESTEDEIVEAARAANAHDFISSLKDGYDTDCGERGVQLSGGQKQRIAIARAIVRNPTILLLDEATSALDVQSERAVQEALDRIMVNRTTVVVAHRLNTIKKLDSIAFVGEGRVVERGTYAQLMSKKGAFFELAALSA, from the exons ATGGATGAACTGAAGGAGGGCAACCAGGAAGCTGAAAGCAGAGAAAGGAGGCATGAAAATGGAGTCTTCACATTTGTTGATTGGGTGGATGTGGTTTTGATGTTGCTAGGCACAATCGGGGCGATTGGAGATGGGTGTTCCATCAACTGCCTTCTCCTCTTTGCCAGCAATGTCATGAATAGCTTAGGTTATGGCAAGGCTCAAGACAACCATCCAGATTTCATGCACAACGTCGAAAAG TACTGTCTGTACTTTGTCTACTTAGGATCGGCAGTCTTGGTGGTGGCTTTCATGG AAGGGTATTGCTGGAGTAGAACAAGTGAAAGACAGGTGCTACGGATCAGATACAAGTATTTGGAAGCTATTCTCAGGCAAGAGGTTGCATTCTTTGATTCACAAGAAGCCACCACATCAGAGATCATTAACAGTATCTCCAAGGATACTTGTCTCATACAAGAGGTCCTGAGTGAGAAG GTGCCTCTTTTTATCATGCACTCCTCGGTCTTCGTCTCTGGTCTGGCGTTCTCCGCTTACTTCTCGTGGAGACTCTCCCTGGTAGCATTACCGCTTGTCCTGCTTCTGATAATTCCAGGCCTCATCTATGGCAAGTATCTTCTCTACCTTTCGCACAAGTCCCGTGAGGCATATGCCAAGGCAAATGGGATCACAGAACAGGCTCTTGGTTCGATAAAGACCATCTATTCTTTCACTGCTGAGAAGAGCATAGTGGAGAGATATGCCGCTATCTTGGACAAGACTGTGAAACTAGGAATCAAGCAGGGTATTGCAAAAGGTCTTGCAGTCGGAAGCACCGGCCTGTCTTTTGCCATATGGGGTTTTCTTGCGTGGTATGGGGGCAGGTTGGTCATGTATCATGGCGAGAGTGGAGGCAGGATTTATGCAGCTGGAATCTCGTTCGTCTTGGGTGGACT ATCCCTCGGCATGGCACTCCCAGAGGTGAAGCACTTCACAGAAGCATCGGTCGCGGCAAAGCGGATACTGGAGAGGATCAACAGATTACCTCGGATCGACGCTGAAGACCCCACTGGCATCAAACTGGATGGCATCCATGGCGAGGTTGAATTCGATTCCGTCCAATTTACCTACCCATCGAGACCAGACACTGTCGTCCTCAAGGATTTCAACCTTCGGGTCCCCGCCGGAGAGACCATCGCGCTTGTAGGcaccagcggcagcgggaaatccACCGCCGTTGCGTTGCTGCAGCGATTCTATGACGTGGATGTGGGAACGGTGAGGATCGACGGTGTGGATATCAAGAAGCTGCAGCTGAAGTGGCTCAGAGAGAAGATGGGCTTGGTCAGCCAGGATCATGCGCTCTTCGGGACATCGATAAAGGAGAACATCTTGTTCGGCAAACCTGATGCCACCATGGGCGAGATTTACGCAGCCGCCATGACTGCGAATGCTCACAACTTCATCAGACAGCTGCCTGAAGGCTATGACACCAAG ATTGGAGAGCGAGGAGCACTTTTATCGGGCGGCCAGAAGCAGCGGATTGCCATTGCCAGAGCTATCATCAAGAACCCTGCTATCCTTCTCCTCGATGAAGCCACGAGTGCGCTCGACTCGGAATCAGAGAAGCTGGTACAGAATGCTCTCGACCAAGCTTCCATGGGAAGAACAACACTG GTGGTAGCTCACAAGCTCTCCACCATAAAGAACGCAGACCAAATAGCGGTGGTTGATTGCGGCAGGATCGTCGAAATGGGCACCCATGACGACCTAATCAATGACAGGAACAGTCACTACTCGCGACTGGTGAAATTACAGAGGATATCGAGCAATATCGATCAAGAACCAGAGAGCTTTAGGCCTTCTTCTGTCACGAGAAGCAGTGCGAGCCGCCTCAGCCTAACCAGAGCCAGCCCAGCATCCTTCTCGGTGTTCTCCGAAGACCAACCCTCCACCACGTCTTCTTCTCCTGCTCCGTCCTTCTCCAGGCTTCTCGCCATGAACTCGCCAGAATGGAAACAAGCCATAGTTGGCAGCATCTCAGCAATTATCTACGGTTCCATACAACCCATCTATGCCTTCTCGATCGGTGGCATGATTGCAGCATTCTTCCTTCAGGACCATGCTGAGATGCAAGCTATTATTCGTCGGTATTCCTtaatattctcctccctctcggtGGTGTCCATCATCGTCAACCTCTCACAGCACTATAACTTCGCATACATGGGGGAGCGTCTAACAAAAAGAGTCCGGCTACGGGTGCTCGAGAAGATTCTGACCTTTGAAGCAGCATGGTTCGACGAAGAGTCTCACTCGAGCGGCGCATTGTGCTCGCGATTAAGCAATGAGGCCTCCCTCGTCAAGACACTGGTCGCCGATCGCATATCCCTGCTGGTCCAAACCGCATCCGGCGTGGTGATCGCCATGACTATGGGATTGATAGTAGCTTGGAAGCTTGCTCTGGTCATGATTGCCATCCAACCCTCGACGATGATATGCTATTATGCTAAGAAGGTGGTGTTGTCCAGAGTATCAGTAGGCATGGCGAAGGCCCAGCATATCAGCACTCAGATTGCCATAGAAGCTGTCTACAACCACAAAATGGTCACTTCATTTGGATGCGCAGATAAGGTGCTTGGACTCTTTAAGCAAGCCCAGGAGGAGCCCCTTAGAGCCTCGAGGAAGAAATCATGGGTGGCCGGAATTGCGACAGGAAGCTCGCCGTGCCTTTCTTTTCTGTCATGGGCATTGGACTTCTGGTACGGAGGGAAATTGGCACAGTCCGGTGAGATATCGGCTGGAGATGTGTTCAAGACGTTCTTCATCTTGGTAAGCACCGGCAAGGTGATTGCCGAAGCCGGTAGCATGACTTCCGACCTGGCCAAGGGAGCAACTGCAGTAGCTTCGGTGTTCGAGGTGTTAGATAGACAGTCCTTGATTCCAGGATCTACCAAT ATGGATCGTCAAAGTGATGAAAGGAAGTTGAAGAAGATACAAGGGAAGATAGACATCAGGAAGGTGGATTTCGCGTACCCGACGAGGCCGCAGTGCCCCGTGCTGCGAGAATTCAACTTGGAGGTGAAGGCAGGGGCGAGCGTCGGGCTGGTCGGCAGGAGCGGCTGCGGGAAGTCGACCGTCATCTCTCTGATCCAGAGGTTCTACGACGTCGACAGAGGAGTCGTCAGAATCGACAACACAGACGTGAGAGAACTGGACATCATCTGGTTCCGGGGATTCACCGCGCTCGTCAGCCAAGACCCTGTCATCTTCTCCGGCAGCATCCGCGACAACATCGCCTTCGGAAAGCCGGAATCCACCGAGGATGAGATCGTTGAAGCCGCAAGAGCCGCCAATGCGCACGACTTCATATC ATCGCTGAAGGATGGATACGACACTGACTGCGGGGAGCGAGGAGTGCAGTTGTCAGGGGGGCAGAAGCAGAGGATCGCAATAGCGAGAGCCATCGTGCGCAATCCCACCATACTGCTGCTGGATGAGGCCACCAGCGCACTGGATGTGCAGTCCGAACGAGCAGTGCAGGAGGCCCTCGACCGGATCATGGTGAACAGGACCACCGTCGTGGTGGCCCACCGCCTCAACACCATCAAGAAGCTCGATTCCATTGCTTTCGTAGGGGAAGGGAGGGTGGTCGAGCGTGGAACCTATGCTCAGCTGATGAGCAAGAAAGGAGCTTTCTTCGAGCTCGCTGCTCTATCTGCATGA
- the LOC135615446 gene encoding lysM domain receptor-like kinase 3 produces MDLLKIALAVSILLIVVAPSASSSTPLNCSDTTRLCTSFLAFKAGRSVPLSQIQSMFDVFPEDVTADEGSSPGYVFIRKNCSCLSNNEYLTNTTFTVREEVSSVYPVVAQSYQGLAFLPNMTLRAARAKAVVSLHLFCGCSSGLWNYLLTYVMEDGDSIESLSSRFGVSMDSIETVNGMSGPDGVVVGDVYYIPLNSVPGLPYSADTGIAPSPAPALSPPLTTFSAKTVHQSAGFPYGWVFGSMGVSLVLIIVALFSFISFKSFNSRNETKDPDRPVSLKFHILRNTSFCCASGRYLCCKYGNLKSSTGDAGSHHVNIPKGMVGDAFDMEKPIVFKHEEILSSTDNFSDTNLLGHGKYGSVYYGVLRDQEVAIKRMAALKTKEFMAEMKVLCKVHHASLVELIGYAATDDELFLIYEYAEKGSLKSHLHDPQNKGQTTLSWISRVQISLDAARGLEYIHEHTKNHYVHRDIKTSNILLDGSFRAKISDFGLAKLVAKTGDGEASTTKVVGTFGYLAPEYLRDGLATTKSDVYAFGVVLFELISGKEAITRTEGMVLSNSERRSLASIMLAALRNSPNSMSMGSLRDYIDPSLMDLYPHDCVYKMAMLAKQCVDEDPILRPDMKQVVISLSQILLSSVEWEATLAGNSQVFSGLVQGR; encoded by the exons ATGGATCTCCTCAAGATCGCGCTCGCCGTCTCGATCCTGTTGATCGTTGTCGCTCCCTCGGCGTCCTCGTCTACGCCCCTCAATTGCTCCGACACGACGCGCCTCTGCACCTCCTTCCTTGCCTTCAAGGCGGGCCGCAGCGTCCCCCTCTCCCAAATCCAGAGCATGTTCGACGTCTTCCCTGAGGACGTCACCGCGGACGAGGGCAGCAGCCCTGGCTACGTCTTCATCCGCAAGAACTGCTCGTGCCTCTCCAACAACGAGTACCTCACCAACACCACCTTCACGGTGCGGGAGGAGGTGAGCTCTGTGTATCCTGTGGTCGCACAGTCCTACCAAGGGCTCGCCTTCCTGCCCAACATGACCCTACGGGCCGCACGGGCCAAGGCCGTCGTGTCCCTGCACCTGTTCTGCGGGTGCTCCAGCGGGCTGTGGAATTACCTGCTGACCTACGTGATGGAGGACGGCGACTCGATCGAATCACTGTCGAGTAGGTTCGGAGTCAGTATGGACAGTATCGAGACGGTGAATGGGATGTCCGGTCCTGATGGGGTCGTCGTCGGCGACGTTTATTACATCCCGCTGAATTCTG TTCCTGGCCTGCCTTACTCTGCAGATACTGGAATCGCTCCTTCTCCAGCTCCAGCTCTCTCACCACCATTGACCACATTTTCAG CCAAGACTGTGCATCAATCAGCTGGTTTCCCTTATGGATGGGTTTTTGGGAGTATGGGTGTTTCTCTTGTTCTGATAATTGTGGCACTGTTCTCATTCATTTCTTTCAAGTCCTTCAATTCAAGGAATGAAACAAAAGATCCTGATCGGCCTGTGTCCCTTAAGTTCCATATTCTGCGGAACACTAGCTTCTGTTGTGCTTCAGGAAGGTATCTCTGCTGTAAATATGGGAATCTGAAATCATCTACCGGGGATGCAGGAAGTCACCATGTCAACATTCCCAAAG GTATGGTGGGTGATGCATTTGACATGGAAAAGCCTATTGTCTTCAAGCATGAAGAAATACTTTCTTCTACTGATAACTTTTCTGATACAAATCTACTGGGCCATGGGAAATATGGTTCTGTGTATTATGGGGTCCTTCGAGACCAG GAGGTTgcaataaaaagaatggctgctcTGAAAACTAAGGAATTTATGGCAGAGATGAAAGTGCTCTGCAAGGTCCATCATGCTAGTCTG GTAGAATTGATTGGTTATGCTGCAACTGATGATGAGCTCTTCCTCATCTATGAATACGCTGAGAAGGGTTCACTCAAGAGTCATCTGCATGATCCACAAAACAAGG GACAGACGACACTATCTTGGATATCTAGGGTTCAAATTTCACTAGATGCTGCTAGAGGCCTAGAATACATTCATGAGCATACCAAAAATCATTATGTTCATCGGGACATCAAGACAAGCAACATCCTGCTTGATGGTTCTTTCAGAGCAAAG ATATCAGACTTTGGGCTTGCTAAACTTGTTGCAAAGACAGGTGATGGAGAAGCTTCTACTACTAAAGTTGTTGGAACTTTTGGGTATTTGGCACCAGA ATACCTACGTGATGGTCTTGCCACCACAAAAAGTGATGTTTATGCATTTGGGGTTGTCCTTTTTGAGCTAATATCAGGCAAAGAAGCAATAACAAGGACAGAAGGAATGGTTTTATCTAATTCAGAGAGACGTTCTTTGGCATCAATA ATGTTAGCTGCTTTGAGAAACTCTCCAAACTCAATGAGCATGGGAAGCCTGAGAGACTATATCGATCCCAGTTTGATGGATCTGTATCCTCATGACTGTGTCTATAAG ATGGCAATGCTGGCCAAGCAATgtgtggatgaagatccaatattaAGACCAGACATGAAACAAGTGGTGATTTCTCTGTCCCAAATCCTGTTATCTTCCGTCGAGTGGGAGGCAACATTGGCTGGGAACAGCCAAGTCTTCAGTGGCCTCGTACAGGGAAGGTAA